A genomic region of Cannabis sativa cultivar Pink pepper isolate KNU-18-1 chromosome 1, ASM2916894v1, whole genome shotgun sequence contains the following coding sequences:
- the LOC115708179 gene encoding uncharacterized protein LOC115708179, which translates to MTTSSSMAFIHNVCSASFTHAFRTRTLVATTIISSQKHNNLTTAATTPTPTLTLKPSSSSSSSSRIQNNDSKVLLGLSEADLQQVALDFGQQGYRGKQLHHLIYQRKIRQVEDFSQLPQAFRKGLQEAGWRVGRSPIHSSVTAADGTIKLLIKLEDNRLIETVGIPVVDEKGPMRLTACVSSQVGCPLRCSFCATGKGGFSRNLQPHEIVEQVLAVEEIFKHRVTNVVFMGMGEPMMNLKSVLEAHRCLNKDIQIGQRMITISTVGVPNTIKRLASHKLQSTLAVSLHAPNQKLRETIVPSAKSYPLNAIMNDCKNYFLETNRRVSFEYALLAGVNDAVEHAIELAELLQEWGRIYHVNLIPFNPIEGSEFKRPSKRQVSAFAAALESRKITVSTRQTRGLEANAACGQLRNKFQKDPLVLDSDLVQTESDVAVAC; encoded by the exons ATGACCACCTCATCATCAATGGCGTTCATTCACAACGTCTGCTCCGCTTCCTTCACTCATGCCTTTCGTACACGCACTTTAGTAGCCACTACCATTATATCTTCACAAAAGCACAACAACCTCACCACCGCTGCTACCACACCCACACCCACTCTCACACTCAaaccatcatcttcttcttcctcctcctctCGTATCCAAAACAACGACTCCAAAGTTCTCTTGGGCTTGTCCGAAGCCGACCTTCAACAAGTCGCCCTTGATTTTGGTCag CAAGGTTACAGAGGGAAACAACTGCATCATCTAATTTACCAGAGAAAAATCAGACAAGTTGAAGATTTTAGTCAGT TGCCTCAAGCATTTAGGAAAGGGCTTCAGGAAGCTGGATGGAGAGTTGGTCGGTCTCCCATACACAGTTCTGTCACTGCAGCTGATGGAACTATCAAG TTATTAATAAAGTTGGAGGATAACAGGTTGATTGAGACTGTTGGTATACCAGTCGTAGATGAAAAAGGTCCAATGAGGCTTACTGCTTGTGTCTCATCACAG GTTGGCTGCCCTTTGCGCTGCTCATTTTGTGCAACTGGAAAAGGGGGTTTTTCAAGGAATCTTCAGCCACATGAAATTGTTGAACAG GTGTTGGCTGTTGAGGAAATTTTCAAGCATAGGGTCACAAATGTAGTGTTCATGGGAATGGGTGAGCcaatgatgaatctgaaatctGTACTTGAAGCACACCGTTGCCTGAATAAG GATATACAAATTGGTCAAAGAATGATTACAATTTCGACTGTGGGTGTACCGAACACTATTAAAAGGCTGGCTTCTCACAAACTTCAGTCCACACTGGCAGTCAG CCTGCATGCTCCTAATCAGAAACTTAGGGAAACAATTGTGCCTAGTGCAAAATCCTACCCTTTGAACGCAATTATGAATGATTGCAAGAACTACTTCCTTGAAACCAATCGAAGGGTGTCTTTTGAATATGCACTTTTAG CCGGAGTGAATGATGCTGTAGAGCATGCAATAGAACTAGCGGAGCTACTCCAGGAGTGGGGACGTATTTATCATGTGAATCTGATACCTTTCAATCCAATAGAAGGATCAGAATTCAAGCGTCCAAGCAAGAGACAA GTCTCAGCATTTGCAGCTGCTTTGGAATCCCGTAAGATAACTGTTAGTACACGCCAAACAAGGGGCCTAGAGGCAAATGCAGCATGTGGGCAGCTGAGGAACAAGTTTCAAAAGGATCCTCTGGTCCTTGACTCCGACCTAGTACAGACTGAATCAGATGTTGCAGTCGCTTGTTGA